The proteins below come from a single Saccharopolyspora sp. SCSIO 74807 genomic window:
- a CDS encoding sensor histidine kinase, with protein sequence MSHFPLLGRLRALLSNRAARRGARGASLAAQLFLLQVVVVAAIVLVIAVLGYVNAQRRSTQSAAEEVTGVARTLAASPDLLRALGAPNPSATLEPLAERVRADTGVAFITIMDPAGIRYTHPNAALIGQPFIGNIAPAQRGELLTETYTGTLGPSVRAVTPVFDESGRVRALVAVGITVRVLTAELRGQIFLLAGVAAAALLFGGLASYLVASRLRRHTYGLRPAELSRMYEYHDAILHAVREGLLLVSPSGAVTLCNDGAAVLLSVDPAEAEGSRPADLGLPGSLVETLIAHREVRDEVHLTADRVVLVNVSPVRSGERDLGSVVTLRDHTELQALTGELDSMRGFSESLRSQAHESANRLHAVVSLIELGRTEEAVAFATAELELAQQLTDRVVTAVGEPVLAAVLLGKSAEARERGVEVVLSEDSDVDDGVLRNVRSRDLVTILGNLIDNAVDATQEAPSPRVEVSVRAEPDALVIRVADNGPGLDPDTARDVFRRGWSTKDPGGGPEGSGGGGPANSGRGLGLALVGQSVRRYGGNVDVQRDAGAVFTVRIPLPEVSS encoded by the coding sequence ATGTCGCATTTCCCTCTGCTCGGGCGCCTGCGCGCGCTGCTGAGCAATCGGGCGGCTCGGCGCGGTGCGCGGGGAGCCAGCCTCGCCGCGCAGCTGTTCTTGCTGCAAGTGGTCGTGGTGGCCGCGATAGTGCTGGTCATCGCCGTGCTGGGTTACGTGAACGCGCAGCGCCGCAGCACTCAGTCGGCCGCCGAGGAGGTGACCGGGGTGGCCCGCACCCTCGCGGCGAGCCCTGACTTGCTGCGAGCGCTCGGCGCGCCGAACCCGTCGGCCACGTTGGAACCGCTGGCTGAGCGCGTGCGCGCGGACACGGGCGTCGCGTTCATCACGATCATGGATCCGGCCGGCATCCGCTACACGCACCCGAACGCGGCGCTGATCGGGCAGCCGTTCATCGGCAACATCGCACCTGCGCAGCGTGGCGAACTGCTCACCGAGACCTACACCGGCACGTTGGGGCCATCGGTGCGCGCGGTGACTCCGGTCTTCGACGAGTCGGGGCGGGTGCGCGCGTTGGTGGCAGTGGGGATCACGGTGCGGGTCCTGACCGCCGAGCTCCGCGGGCAGATCTTTCTGCTGGCCGGTGTGGCGGCCGCGGCGCTGCTGTTCGGCGGGCTGGCCAGCTACCTGGTCGCGAGCCGGCTGCGCAGGCACACTTACGGATTGCGCCCGGCGGAGCTGAGCCGGATGTACGAGTACCACGACGCGATCTTGCACGCGGTCCGCGAGGGGCTGCTGCTGGTCTCCCCGTCGGGCGCGGTGACGCTGTGCAACGATGGTGCGGCTGTGCTGCTTTCCGTGGATCCCGCCGAGGCCGAGGGCTCCCGTCCCGCCGATCTCGGGCTGCCCGGCTCGTTGGTCGAGACGCTGATCGCGCACCGGGAGGTCCGCGACGAGGTGCATCTGACCGCTGACCGCGTGGTGCTGGTCAACGTCTCGCCGGTGCGCAGCGGTGAGCGTGATCTGGGCAGCGTGGTCACGCTTCGCGATCACACGGAGCTGCAGGCGTTGACCGGGGAACTGGACTCGATGCGCGGATTCTCGGAGTCGCTGCGTTCGCAGGCGCACGAGTCGGCGAACCGGCTGCACGCGGTGGTGTCGTTGATCGAGCTCGGCCGCACCGAGGAAGCCGTCGCGTTCGCCACTGCTGAGCTGGAGTTGGCCCAGCAGCTGACCGATCGCGTGGTGACCGCGGTGGGGGAGCCGGTGCTGGCGGCGGTTCTGCTCGGCAAGAGCGCGGAGGCCCGGGAACGCGGTGTCGAGGTGGTGCTGTCGGAGGACAGCGACGTCGACGACGGCGTGCTGCGGAACGTGCGTTCCCGCGACTTGGTGACGATCCTCGGCAATCTGATCGACAACGCGGTGGACGCGACGCAGGAGGCGCCGTCGCCGCGGGTCGAGGTGAGCGTGCGTGCCGAGCCGGACGCGCTGGTCATCCGCGTGGCGGACAACGGCCCGGGGCTGGACCCGGACACTGCGCGGGATGTGTTCCGGCGCGGTTGGTCCACCAAAGACCCCGGCGGGGGCCCGGAGGGCTCCGGCGGGGGAGGCCCGGCGAACTCCGGCCGCGGCTTGGGGCTGGCGCTGGTGGGCCAGAGCGTGCGCCGCTACGGCGGAAACGTCGATGTGCAGCGGGACGCGGGAGCCGTGTTCACCGTGCGGATCCCGCTGCCGGAGGTGAGTTCGTGA
- a CDS encoding cation:dicarboxylate symporter family transporter, with the protein MPSKDAAPEAAGAPPKKRDRTHYLYIFVIVAVLAGIAVGFAFPDFATSLKPLGTGFVNLIKMMISPVIFCTIVLGVGGVRQAAKVGKVGGLALGYFLVMSLVALVIGLLVGNVLHPGEGLQLTEEMRTSGQGQLSGGGEAEGLSGFLLGIIPNTLVSSLTEGEVLQTLLVALLAGFALQALGDKGTPILNGIEHIQRLVFKILAMVMWVAPIGAFGAIAAVVGATGVDALKGLGIIMLGFYTTCVLFVFVVLGPLLWAFARVNVFRLLAYLGREFLLILSTSSSEAALPRLIAKLEHLGVSKPVVGITVPTGYSFNLDGTAIYLTMASLFIASAMGEPLALGEQVSLLIFMVIASKGAAGVSGAGLATLAGGLQSHRPELVDGVGLIVGIDRFMSEARALTNFAGNAIATVIIGSWTKEIDREQMQRVFAKEDPFNEQSFVDEEESTEQAADKQPATTAH; encoded by the coding sequence GTGCCAAGCAAAGACGCTGCGCCCGAGGCCGCCGGTGCACCGCCGAAGAAGCGGGACCGCACGCACTACCTCTACATCTTCGTCATCGTGGCGGTGCTGGCCGGCATCGCGGTCGGGTTCGCCTTCCCCGACTTCGCGACCTCGCTGAAACCACTGGGCACCGGCTTCGTCAACCTGATCAAGATGATGATCTCGCCGGTCATCTTCTGCACCATCGTGCTCGGCGTCGGCGGAGTCCGGCAGGCCGCGAAGGTCGGCAAGGTCGGCGGCCTCGCGCTGGGCTACTTCCTCGTGATGTCCCTGGTCGCCCTCGTGATCGGGCTGCTGGTCGGCAACGTGCTGCACCCCGGTGAAGGTCTGCAGCTCACCGAGGAGATGCGCACCAGCGGCCAAGGCCAGCTCTCCGGCGGCGGTGAAGCCGAAGGACTCAGCGGCTTCCTGCTCGGCATCATCCCGAACACGCTGGTCTCCTCCCTCACCGAAGGTGAAGTGCTGCAGACGCTGCTGGTGGCGCTGCTCGCCGGGTTCGCCCTGCAAGCCCTCGGGGACAAGGGCACCCCGATCCTGAACGGCATCGAGCACATCCAGCGGCTCGTGTTCAAGATCCTCGCGATGGTGATGTGGGTCGCGCCGATCGGCGCGTTCGGCGCCATCGCCGCCGTGGTCGGCGCCACCGGCGTGGACGCGCTCAAGGGCCTCGGCATCATCATGCTCGGCTTCTACACGACCTGCGTGCTGTTCGTGTTCGTCGTCCTCGGCCCGCTGCTGTGGGCGTTCGCGCGGGTCAACGTGTTCCGGCTGCTCGCCTACCTGGGCCGGGAGTTCCTGCTGATCCTGTCCACCTCCTCCTCGGAGGCGGCGCTGCCGCGGCTGATCGCGAAGCTGGAACACCTCGGCGTGAGCAAGCCCGTCGTCGGCATCACCGTGCCCACCGGGTACTCGTTCAACCTCGACGGCACCGCGATCTACCTGACGATGGCCTCGCTGTTCATCGCCTCCGCGATGGGCGAACCGCTGGCGCTCGGCGAGCAGGTCTCGCTGCTGATCTTCATGGTGATCGCCTCGAAGGGCGCGGCAGGCGTCAGCGGCGCCGGCCTGGCCACGCTCGCGGGCGGGCTGCAGTCGCACCGGCCCGAACTGGTCGACGGCGTCGGCCTCATCGTCGGCATCGACCGGTTCATGTCGGAGGCCCGCGCGCTGACCAACTTCGCGGGCAACGCGATCGCCACCGTGATCATCGGCTCCTGGACCAAGGAGATCGACCGGGAGCAGATGCAGCGGGTGTTCGCCAAGGAAGACCCGTTCAACGAGCAGAGCTTCGTCGACGAGGAGGAGTCGACCGAGCAGGCAGCGGACAAGCAGCCCGCCACCACCGCACACTGA
- a CDS encoding ferulic acid esterase, translated as MHRAVLSLLIVLGAVTATAAPAHAHADRPPRTGCGSASPVEPGVTTSRTVLSGGRTREYLVHVPENYHPDRPLPVVLSFHGHTRSAEYQEALTGFSELDTIAVYPQGLVGTDGETAWQGAPYSADADDVRFTGDVLDQVERGLCVDSRRIYAAGKSNGGGFTEMLACRLGHRIAAFAPVAGAYYPQSGKCAPTEPVPMISFHGTADDTIPYEGDPSRGLPSIPDWLAEWAERDECFSEPITDRPRQEVTRQRWVGCAGRGALEHYRIDGLGHDWPSRSANPDSERPTVLEATPIIWKFFQRHPLHT; from the coding sequence ATGCACCGAGCAGTGCTGAGCTTGCTGATCGTTCTCGGCGCGGTCACCGCCACCGCCGCGCCCGCGCACGCGCACGCGGATCGCCCGCCGCGCACCGGATGCGGCAGCGCATCCCCGGTCGAACCGGGCGTCACCACGAGCCGGACGGTCTTATCCGGCGGGCGGACCCGCGAATACCTGGTGCACGTACCGGAGAACTACCACCCGGACCGTCCGCTGCCGGTCGTGCTGTCCTTCCACGGGCACACTCGCAGCGCCGAATACCAAGAAGCGCTGACCGGGTTCTCCGAGCTGGACACCATCGCGGTCTACCCGCAGGGCCTGGTCGGCACCGACGGGGAAACGGCGTGGCAGGGCGCTCCCTACTCGGCCGACGCCGACGACGTGCGGTTCACCGGCGACGTGCTGGACCAAGTGGAACGCGGACTGTGCGTCGATTCGAGGCGGATCTACGCCGCCGGGAAGTCCAACGGCGGCGGATTCACCGAAATGCTCGCTTGCCGCCTCGGGCACCGCATCGCCGCGTTCGCGCCCGTCGCCGGCGCCTACTACCCGCAGAGCGGCAAGTGCGCGCCGACCGAACCGGTACCGATGATCTCGTTCCACGGCACGGCCGACGACACCATCCCCTACGAAGGAGATCCATCGCGGGGGCTGCCATCGATCCCCGACTGGCTCGCCGAGTGGGCAGAGCGGGACGAATGCTTCTCGGAGCCGATCACGGATCGACCGCGGCAGGAAGTGACCAGGCAGCGCTGGGTCGGATGCGCCGGGCGAGGCGCACTCGAGCACTACCGCATCGACGGGCTCGGGCACGACTGGCCGAGCCGATCCGCGAACCCGGACTCCGAACGCCCCACCGTGCTCGAGGCGACCCCGATCATCTGGAAGTTCTTCCAGCGGCACCCGCTGCACACCTGA
- the hisB gene encoding imidazoleglycerol-phosphate dehydratase HisB gives MTDNAAGTARTGRVERTTKESSVLVELDLDGTGQVDVDTTVPFYDHMLTALGTHAAFDLKVKASGDVHIDAHHTVEDTAIVLGQALRQALGAKKGIRRFGDAWIPMDETLAHAAVDVSGRSYCVLTGEPEQYNSFTIGGNYPFVLNRHVFESLAFHSQINLHVRVIHGRDPHHIAEAQYKAIARALRAATEPDPRFTGVVPSTKGAL, from the coding sequence ATGACCGACAACGCCGCGGGTACCGCCCGCACCGGCCGGGTGGAGCGCACCACCAAGGAGTCGTCGGTGCTCGTCGAACTGGACCTCGACGGCACCGGGCAGGTCGACGTCGACACGACGGTGCCGTTCTACGACCACATGCTCACCGCGCTCGGCACGCACGCGGCCTTCGACCTGAAGGTCAAGGCTTCGGGTGATGTGCACATCGACGCGCACCACACCGTCGAGGACACCGCGATCGTGCTCGGCCAGGCGTTGCGGCAGGCGTTGGGTGCGAAGAAGGGCATTCGCCGTTTCGGCGACGCCTGGATTCCGATGGACGAGACGCTGGCGCACGCCGCCGTGGACGTGTCCGGCCGGTCGTACTGCGTGCTGACCGGGGAACCCGAGCAGTACAACAGCTTCACCATCGGCGGGAACTACCCGTTCGTACTGAACCGGCACGTGTTCGAATCGCTGGCGTTCCACTCGCAGATCAACCTGCACGTGCGGGTGATCCACGGCCGGGACCCGCACCACATCGCGGAGGCCCAGTACAAGGCGATCGCTCGTGCGCTGCGCGCGGCGACCGAACCGGACCCGCGGTTCACGGGTGTGGTGCCGTCGACCAAGGGCGCGCTGTGA
- a CDS encoding histidinol-phosphate transaminase produces the protein MSDVLGADVALTDLPLRDDLRGRSPYGAPQLEVPVRLNTNENPFPPPPELVEDVAASVREAARELHRYPDRDAVELREDLAAYLSGATGVAVSQQNVWAANGSNEVLQQVLQAFGGPGRTALGFEPSYSMHPILSAGTRTDWSPAPRRADFSLDGAQAAAIVAERRPDVVFVTSPNNPTGQVVAQSDLRAVLAAAPGVVVVDEAYIEFCSEPSAIGLLAEFPQKLIISRTMSKAFAFAGGRLGYLAAAPAVIDALLLVRLPYHLSAVTQAAARAALRHAEATLGSVQALSDERDRVVQALRDMGFSPVHSDANFVLFGLFADAHRSWQRYLETGVLIRDVGIPGHLRVTIGTPEENDAFLDASKPLVEASEENAR, from the coding sequence ATGAGTGACGTGCTCGGCGCCGACGTGGCGCTGACCGACCTTCCGCTGCGCGACGACTTGCGCGGCCGCAGCCCGTACGGAGCTCCGCAGCTCGAAGTGCCGGTGCGGTTGAACACCAACGAGAATCCGTTCCCGCCGCCCCCGGAGCTGGTCGAGGACGTGGCCGCGTCGGTGCGCGAGGCGGCGCGCGAGCTGCACCGCTATCCGGATCGGGACGCGGTGGAGCTGCGGGAGGACTTGGCCGCGTACTTGAGCGGTGCCACGGGTGTCGCGGTTTCGCAGCAGAACGTGTGGGCCGCGAACGGTTCGAACGAGGTGCTGCAGCAGGTGCTGCAGGCGTTCGGCGGACCGGGCAGGACCGCGCTGGGTTTCGAGCCCTCCTACTCGATGCACCCGATCCTTTCCGCGGGTACCCGCACGGACTGGTCCCCGGCGCCGCGTCGCGCGGACTTCAGCTTGGACGGCGCGCAGGCGGCGGCGATCGTGGCCGAGCGGCGGCCGGACGTGGTGTTCGTGACCAGCCCGAACAACCCGACCGGCCAGGTCGTGGCGCAATCCGATCTGCGGGCGGTGCTGGCCGCCGCGCCGGGTGTCGTGGTGGTCGACGAGGCGTACATCGAGTTCTGCTCGGAGCCCAGCGCGATCGGGCTGCTCGCGGAGTTCCCGCAGAAGCTCATCATCAGCCGCACCATGAGCAAGGCGTTCGCGTTCGCCGGCGGCCGGTTGGGGTATTTGGCCGCCGCTCCCGCTGTGATCGACGCGCTGCTGCTGGTGCGGTTGCCGTACCACCTCTCGGCGGTGACGCAGGCGGCCGCGCGTGCGGCGCTGCGGCACGCCGAGGCCACGCTCGGCTCGGTGCAGGCGCTGTCCGACGAGCGTGATCGGGTCGTGCAGGCGCTCCGCGACATGGGCTTCTCGCCGGTGCACAGCGACGCGAACTTCGTGCTGTTCGGGCTGTTCGCGGACGCGCACCGGTCGTGGCAGCGCTACCTGGAGACGGGTGTGCTGATCCGGGACGTCGGCATCCCGGGGCATTTGCGGGTCACCATCGGCACACCGGAGGAGAACGACGCCTTCCTGGACGCCAGCAAGCCGTTGGTGGAGGCGAGTGAGGAGAACGCCCGATGA
- the hisD gene encoding histidinol dehydrogenase — protein MLTRTDLRGRVPSTAELRTKLPRAETDVEHVLHRVRPVIESVRDRGVEAVLEHTERFDSVRPKQVRVPAAELTRALDELDPEVRVALEESIDRARRVHHDQRRTDVTTQVVPGGTVTERWVPVSRVGLYAPGGLAVYPSSVVMNVVPAQTAGVESLVVCSPPQEAFDGLPHPTILAAAELLGVDEVWAVGGAQAVALLAYGAADTDGAELAPADLVTGPGNVYVTAAKRHLRSIIGIDAEAGPTEIAVLADDTADPAHVAADLISQAEHDTLAASVLVTTSAELADAVDAELDGQVPMTRHQERIRTALTGDQSGCVLVSTLGDGVRVVDAYAAEHLEVQTADADAVAARVRNAGAIFVGPHAPVSLGDYCAGSNHVLPTGGCARHSSGLSVQSFLRGIHVVSYSEQALRDVAGKVVALADAEDLPAHGQAVAARFPSGLDR, from the coding sequence ATGCTCACCCGTACCGACCTGCGCGGTCGAGTTCCGTCCACCGCCGAATTGCGCACCAAGCTGCCGCGCGCGGAGACGGACGTGGAGCACGTGCTGCACCGGGTGCGGCCGGTGATCGAATCGGTGCGGGACCGCGGTGTGGAGGCGGTGCTGGAGCACACGGAGCGCTTCGACTCGGTCCGGCCCAAGCAGGTCCGGGTACCCGCAGCCGAACTCACCAGGGCGCTCGACGAGCTGGACCCCGAGGTGCGGGTGGCGCTCGAGGAGTCCATCGACCGCGCTCGCCGAGTGCACCACGATCAGCGTCGCACCGACGTGACGACGCAGGTCGTGCCGGGCGGCACGGTCACCGAGCGGTGGGTTCCGGTGTCCCGGGTCGGGCTGTACGCGCCGGGTGGGCTGGCGGTGTACCCGTCGAGCGTTGTGATGAACGTGGTGCCCGCGCAGACCGCCGGCGTGGAGTCGCTGGTGGTCTGCTCACCGCCGCAGGAGGCTTTCGACGGCCTGCCGCACCCGACGATCCTGGCGGCCGCGGAACTGCTCGGGGTCGACGAGGTGTGGGCGGTCGGTGGCGCGCAGGCCGTGGCGCTGCTGGCGTACGGCGCAGCGGACACCGACGGTGCCGAACTCGCCCCAGCGGATCTGGTCACCGGCCCCGGCAACGTCTACGTCACCGCCGCCAAGAGGCACCTGCGCAGCATCATCGGCATCGACGCCGAAGCCGGCCCGACCGAGATCGCGGTGCTGGCCGACGACACCGCCGACCCGGCGCACGTGGCCGCCGACCTGATCAGCCAGGCCGAGCACGACACGCTCGCGGCCAGCGTGCTGGTCACGACCTCGGCGGAACTCGCGGACGCCGTCGACGCCGAGCTGGACGGCCAGGTGCCGATGACCCGGCATCAAGAGCGCATCCGCACCGCGCTCACCGGTGACCAGTCGGGATGCGTGCTGGTGAGCACGCTGGGAGACGGCGTGCGGGTGGTGGACGCTTACGCCGCCGAGCACTTGGAGGTCCAGACCGCCGACGCGGATGCGGTGGCCGCGCGGGTGCGCAACGCCGGGGCGATCTTCGTCGGACCGCACGCGCCGGTGTCGCTGGGCGACTACTGCGCGGGTTCCAACCACGTGCTGCCGACCGGTGGGTGCGCACGGCATTCCTCGGGTCTCAGCGTGCAGAGCTTTCTGCGCGGCATCCACGTGGTCTCCTACAGCGAGCAGGCGTTGCGGGACGTCGCGGGCAAGGTCGTCGCGCTCGCCGACGCCGAGGACCTGCCCGCGCACGGGCAGGCCGTCGCGGCCCGCTTCCCGTCCGGACTCGACCGCTGA
- a CDS encoding M14 family metallopeptidase yields MSSARRRAAAVAATASLVLLLPAQAGVAAPGGTAQPGGAAVYTVPDTDSRIRTDLNASGAQVLGVQDGAATIEATGEEAAQLRERGLALHLQAANAEVLAQRNAKAGARDFPPGDEAYHNYDEMVAELGKAAADHPDLAAQSSIGKSFEGRDIPVLKISDNVAQDEDEPEVLFDCNQHAREHLTTEMCLRVVNRLTDNYDDPAVKDMVDNREIWVIPSVNVDGSTYDVESGQYQGWRKNRQDTGTDLNRNWGYKWGCCGGASDDPQDETYRGSAPFSAPETAAIAEFIDSRVVGGEQQIKSAIDFHTFSELVLWPFGHTPDDVTEGMTQQEHDRFERVGKEIAGTNGYTPQQSSDLYTTDGDSLDWMWGKHKILAFTLEMYPSSGGIDGFYPPGDVIDRETARNDAAVDIVIREAGA; encoded by the coding sequence ATGTCCAGCGCACGGCGCAGAGCAGCAGCGGTGGCGGCCACCGCGTCCCTGGTACTGCTACTACCGGCCCAGGCGGGGGTGGCCGCGCCAGGCGGCACCGCCCAGCCCGGCGGAGCGGCCGTTTACACGGTGCCCGACACCGACAGCCGCATCCGCACCGACCTGAACGCCTCCGGAGCCCAAGTGCTCGGGGTGCAGGACGGTGCGGCCACCATCGAGGCCACCGGCGAAGAGGCTGCGCAGCTGCGCGAACGCGGCCTGGCACTGCACCTGCAGGCCGCCAACGCCGAAGTGCTCGCGCAGCGCAACGCCAAGGCGGGGGCGCGGGACTTCCCACCCGGCGACGAGGCGTACCACAACTACGACGAGATGGTCGCCGAGCTGGGCAAGGCCGCCGCCGACCATCCCGACCTGGCCGCTCAGTCGAGCATCGGCAAGAGCTTCGAGGGCCGGGACATCCCCGTGCTCAAGATCAGCGACAACGTGGCGCAGGACGAGGACGAGCCCGAGGTCCTGTTCGACTGCAACCAGCACGCGCGCGAACACCTGACCACCGAGATGTGCCTGCGCGTGGTCAACCGGCTCACCGACAACTACGACGACCCGGCCGTCAAGGACATGGTGGACAACCGGGAGATCTGGGTGATCCCGTCGGTGAACGTCGACGGCTCGACCTACGACGTGGAGTCCGGGCAGTACCAGGGCTGGCGGAAGAACCGCCAGGACACCGGTACCGACCTCAACCGCAACTGGGGTTACAAGTGGGGTTGCTGCGGCGGCGCCAGCGACGATCCGCAGGACGAGACCTACCGGGGCAGCGCCCCGTTCTCCGCGCCGGAAACGGCCGCGATCGCCGAGTTCATCGATTCCCGCGTGGTCGGGGGCGAGCAGCAGATCAAGTCCGCGATCGATTTCCACACCTTCTCGGAGCTGGTGCTCTGGCCGTTCGGGCACACCCCGGACGACGTCACCGAGGGCATGACCCAGCAGGAGCACGACCGCTTCGAGCGGGTCGGCAAGGAGATCGCCGGGACGAACGGTTACACCCCGCAGCAGTCCAGCGATCTGTACACCACCGACGGCGACAGCCTGGATTGGATGTGGGGCAAGCACAAGATCCTCGCGTTCACGTTGGAGATGTACCCCTCCAGCGGTGGCATCGACGGGTTCTACCCGCCGGGTGACGTGATCGATCGGGAAACGGCCCGCAACGACGCGGCCGTGGACATCGTGATCCGGGAAGCCGGCGCCTGA
- a CDS encoding SAM-dependent methyltransferase: MQRPNAARMYDYFLGGTQNFPADRVAAQRQLGLLPATRVGVRENRAFLRRVVRHCIGRGIRQFLDLGSGIPTAGNVHEVALRDAPDSVIAYVDHEPVAVAHGLRLLHGEPNVTVTQADLAEPRDVLSAAGVRGLLDFDRPIAVLALSVLHFVPDESDPAGILATYRRSCAPGSVLAISHASGAGLTTTQVTEGLRIYDETPTPLTLRPADRVDELLAGWSVVSPGVVPVVDWRPEHQVDPDVREAVGNGWAAVAVATEA; encoded by the coding sequence CTGCAGCGGCCGAACGCGGCGCGCATGTACGACTACTTCCTCGGCGGAACGCAGAACTTCCCCGCTGACCGGGTCGCCGCGCAGCGACAGCTGGGTCTGCTGCCCGCCACTCGCGTCGGGGTCCGCGAGAACCGCGCTTTCCTGCGACGGGTGGTGCGGCATTGCATCGGACGCGGCATCCGCCAGTTCCTCGACTTGGGTTCCGGCATCCCCACTGCGGGGAACGTGCACGAGGTGGCGCTTCGCGACGCACCGGATTCCGTGATCGCCTACGTGGACCACGAACCCGTGGCCGTGGCGCACGGGCTTCGGCTGCTGCATGGCGAACCGAACGTCACCGTCACCCAGGCCGATCTGGCCGAGCCGCGGGACGTGCTGTCCGCCGCCGGCGTGCGCGGATTGCTGGACTTCGACCGGCCGATCGCCGTACTCGCGCTCTCGGTGCTGCATTTCGTGCCGGACGAGTCGGATCCTGCCGGGATTCTCGCGACTTACCGGCGTTCCTGCGCCCCGGGCAGCGTGCTGGCGATCAGCCACGCTTCCGGCGCGGGCCTGACGACCACCCAGGTCACCGAGGGACTGCGCATCTACGACGAAACGCCGACTCCGCTGACGCTGCGCCCCGCCGACCGCGTGGACGAGTTGCTGGCCGGTTGGTCGGTCGTTTCGCCTGGCGTGGTCCCGGTCGTGGACTGGCGACCGGAGCACCAGGTCGACCCGGACGTTCGCGAGGCCGTCGGCAACGGCTGGGCCGCGGTGGCGGTGGCGACGGAGGCGTGA
- a CDS encoding DUF222 domain-containing protein → MDSFVDVPPPRDSEQSVPEPRRVLSSGDAGAHAGRRQQAEDVLDVAAAVEELLGCRDRAAAARSDEELVAGIADCESVIRAALVWQAEQIAESEQRGLHTAAGTRSMPVWLREMLNIHAGDATSRVVVARAVTDRTEPGGLQQAPSLPATAGVLRAREMSLAHAKVIVDGIAALPPWTSAERRAEAEELLADEAKKLSPRELEVLARRIRYLLDQDGALREEQNQIERRELQLTTGRDGMTVLKGRLDRETGAKLRAALEPLTGPRAQNTGERAQNTGERDMRSASKRRADAFAELLETSLGSDALPRSGGQRPHMAVTINVDQLRGTAEDAAAARFGGTIDTTGQPITADNARRIACDAEILPVLLDGESRPLDVGRAQRSAPPHLRAALLARDGSCAFPGCDHPPGTAQAHHIRHWADGGHTALTNLVMLCAHHHTVIHAQHWNIQLHQGRPVFTPPAWVDPARTPRPGNRAHHEPPHLTTD, encoded by the coding sequence GTGGATTCGTTCGTCGATGTGCCGCCCCCTCGCGACTCGGAGCAGTCCGTGCCCGAGCCGCGGCGTGTGCTGTCGTCCGGCGATGCCGGTGCACACGCGGGTCGAAGGCAGCAGGCGGAGGACGTCCTCGATGTCGCAGCCGCTGTGGAGGAACTTCTCGGTTGCCGCGATCGGGCGGCGGCCGCGCGCTCGGACGAGGAACTCGTCGCCGGGATCGCCGACTGCGAATCGGTGATCCGCGCCGCCCTGGTGTGGCAGGCGGAGCAGATCGCCGAGTCGGAGCAGCGCGGCCTGCACACCGCGGCTGGGACGCGCTCGATGCCGGTGTGGCTGCGGGAGATGCTCAACATCCATGCCGGGGACGCGACGTCCCGAGTGGTCGTGGCACGAGCCGTAACCGACCGCACCGAGCCCGGAGGGCTCCAGCAGGCCCCGTCGCTGCCTGCCACGGCGGGCGTGCTCCGGGCGCGGGAGATGAGCTTGGCCCACGCGAAAGTGATCGTGGACGGCATTGCGGCACTGCCGCCGTGGACCAGCGCCGAGCGGCGCGCCGAGGCCGAAGAACTACTCGCCGACGAGGCGAAGAAGCTCTCACCACGCGAGCTGGAAGTACTGGCCCGTCGCATCCGGTACCTGCTCGACCAGGACGGTGCCCTGCGCGAGGAGCAGAACCAGATCGAACGCCGCGAGCTGCAGCTGACCACCGGACGCGACGGCATGACCGTGCTGAAAGGACGACTGGACCGGGAAACCGGCGCGAAGCTGCGAGCCGCGCTCGAACCGCTCACCGGCCCACGAGCACAGAACACCGGCGAGCGAGCACAGAACACCGGCGAACGCGACATGCGTTCGGCAAGCAAACGCCGTGCCGACGCGTTCGCCGAACTGCTCGAGACCTCCCTGGGCTCGGATGCCCTGCCGCGCTCCGGCGGGCAGCGTCCGCACATGGCCGTGACCATCAACGTCGACCAGCTGCGCGGCACCGCCGAGGACGCCGCCGCCGCGCGATTCGGCGGCACCATCGACACCACCGGCCAGCCGATCACCGCGGACAACGCCAGGCGCATCGCCTGCGACGCCGAGATCCTGCCGGTCCTGCTGGACGGCGAAAGCCGCCCCCTCGACGTCGGCCGGGCACAGCGCTCCGCCCCACCACACCTGCGTGCGGCCCTGCTCGCCCGCGACGGCAGTTGCGCCTTCCCCGGCTGCGACCACCCACCCGGAACCGCGCAAGCACACCACATCCGCCACTGGGCCGACGGCGGCCACACAGCACTGACCAACCTCGTCATGCTCTGCGCCCATCACCACACGGTCATCCACGCGCAGCACTGGAACATCCAGCTCCACCAAGGACGCCCGGTCTTCACCCCACCCGCATGGGTCGACCCCGCGCGAACACCGAGGCCCGGCAACCGGGCACACCACGAACCACCTCACCTGACCACCGACTGA